The proteins below are encoded in one region of Enhydrobacter sp.:
- a CDS encoding prephenate/arogenate dehydrogenase family protein, producing the protein MKAAMFDKIALIGIGLIGGSIALAARRAGLAGQIVAATRRAETAAAARRLKLVDHCGTDLAAACEDADMVIVCTPVGACGAVAKAIAPALKQGCIVSDVGSVKQSVIEAMKPHLPAGVHFVPSHPVAGTENSGPEAAFAELFDGRWTILTPLPDSDARAVDRTEAFWKGLGSQVDRLDPADHDRILAITSHLPHLIAYTIVGTADDLGGHLNAEVLRFAAGGFRDFTRIAASDPTMWRDIFLNNREAVLEVLSRFQEDLFYLQRAIRWGEGDKLFELFTRTREIRRALIHLNQA; encoded by the coding sequence ATGAAGGCGGCGATGTTCGACAAGATCGCGCTGATCGGCATCGGCCTGATCGGCGGATCGATCGCGCTCGCCGCCCGTCGGGCGGGACTCGCCGGGCAGATCGTGGCAGCCACCCGGCGCGCCGAGACGGCGGCCGCGGCCCGTCGCCTGAAGCTGGTCGATCACTGCGGCACCGACCTCGCCGCCGCCTGCGAGGACGCCGACATGGTGATCGTCTGCACCCCGGTGGGCGCCTGCGGCGCCGTGGCCAAGGCGATCGCACCGGCGCTCAAGCAAGGCTGCATCGTCTCCGACGTGGGCTCGGTGAAGCAGTCGGTGATCGAGGCCATGAAGCCCCATCTTCCCGCCGGCGTGCACTTCGTGCCGAGCCATCCCGTCGCCGGGACGGAAAATTCCGGTCCCGAGGCGGCCTTCGCCGAGCTGTTCGATGGCCGGTGGACCATCCTGACGCCGCTGCCCGACAGCGATGCCAGGGCGGTCGACCGCACCGAGGCGTTCTGGAAGGGCCTCGGCAGCCAGGTCGACCGGCTGGATCCTGCCGATCACGACCGTATCCTCGCCATCACCTCGCACCTGCCGCACCTCATCGCCTACACGATCGTGGGCACGGCGGACGATCTTGGCGGCCATCTCAACGCCGAGGTCCTGCGCTTCGCCGCCGGCGGCTTTCGCGACTTCACGCGCATTGCCGCCTCCGATCCCACCATGTGGCGCGACATCTTCCTCAACAACCGCGAGGCGGTGCTCGAGGTGCTGTCGCGTTTCCAGGAGGATCTGTTCTACCTGCAGCGCGCCATCCGCTGGGGCGAGGGCGACAAGCTGTTCGAGCTGTTCACGCGCACCCGCGAGATCCGCCGTGCGCTGATCCACCTCAACCAGGCGTGA